The following proteins are co-located in the Clostridiales bacterium genome:
- a CDS encoding Crp/Fnr family transcriptional regulator: MPDQNLLNVLSLPEHAGLLSMFHEKKYRKKELIYHPNHGDNNVFIVKEGKVRIFLASNDKEFTLSILEPGDAYSTHTRAFTQALCDCVLLICKTQDFGQIMMQNPTFAMNTVKVLGDLLKNSFTIITNLAFQNTNQRMKEYLLSMAEDKGILCEKGILIEIGQDTGQVAMIVGASRQTVSSIFSEFCRLGIMERINRKTILITDLEKLKSL, translated from the coding sequence ATGCCGGATCAGAATCTTTTGAATGTCCTTAGCCTGCCGGAACATGCCGGTTTATTATCTATGTTCCATGAAAAAAAGTATCGCAAGAAGGAGCTCATCTATCATCCAAACCATGGTGATAACAATGTGTTTATCGTCAAGGAAGGCAAGGTCCGTATTTTCTTGGCATCCAATGATAAAGAATTCACCCTGTCCATTCTGGAGCCCGGTGACGCATACTCTACCCATACCCGCGCATTTACACAGGCGTTATGTGACTGTGTGCTGCTGATCTGCAAAACCCAAGATTTTGGGCAGATCATGATGCAAAATCCCACCTTCGCCATGAATACCGTCAAGGTCCTTGGAGATCTCCTGAAAAACTCCTTTACCATCATTACCAATCTTGCCTTTCAAAATACCAATCAAAGAATGAAAGAATATCTGCTTTCTATGGCGGAAGATAAGGGAATTCTCTGTGAAAAGGGGATTTTGATCGAAATCGGTCAGGATACTGGTCAGGTTGCGATGATCGTCGGAGCCTCCCGGCAGACTGTATCTTCAATTTTCAGCGAATTTTGCCGTCTTGGTATCATGGAACGAATCAACCGAAAAACAATTCTGATCACGGATCTGGAAAAACTCAAATCACTGTAA
- a CDS encoding 4Fe-4S dicluster domain-containing protein: MSDQKENYFIYADPQKCLGCKSCELACGLVHAETDLFTAVLEGYKIRPRNRVVQAENVKVPLQCRQCEDAPCAQVCPSGAIGQRDGMVFLNRDLCIGCKSCAMVCPYGAIRVRSEAQGKGDGRIKRAKALKCDLCVEANGGIDGEACACVKACPTKAIALVDYEDLIQRSMEARAKEIAAVASGREK; the protein is encoded by the coding sequence ATGTCAGATCAGAAGGAAAACTATTTCATTTATGCAGATCCGCAAAAATGTCTGGGTTGTAAAAGCTGCGAGCTTGCTTGCGGCCTTGTCCACGCAGAAACGGATTTGTTTACGGCTGTTCTTGAAGGCTACAAGATCAGACCGCGGAATCGCGTGGTACAGGCAGAGAACGTCAAAGTACCGCTTCAATGCCGGCAATGCGAGGATGCACCATGTGCCCAGGTCTGTCCTTCTGGTGCCATTGGGCAACGGGACGGTATGGTTTTTCTAAACAGGGATCTGTGCATCGGATGTAAAAGCTGTGCAATGGTATGTCCCTACGGCGCCATTCGCGTCAGGTCAGAGGCACAGGGAAAAGGAGACGGACGGATAAAAAGAGCAAAGGCTCTGAAATGTGATCTTTGCGTCGAGGCAAATGGAGGAATTGACGGTGAAGCCTGTGCATGCGTAAAGGCATGTCCCACAAAGGCAATCGCCCTTGTGGATTATGAGGACTTGATTCAAAGATCAATGGAAGCAAGAGCAAAAGAAATTGCGGCAGTGGCTTCCGGCAGAGAAAAATGA
- the cooS gene encoding anaerobic carbon-monoxide dehydrogenase catalytic subunit produces the protein MNKEFSADQAVKQMLPFAKKAGVETVWDRFEKQQPQCGFGTLGICCRICWQGPCRIDPFGEGPSKGVCGADADTIVARNLIRGIAGGTAAHSDHGKHIALTLLEISEKKAEGYQIKDEAKLRSVADKLGLPQEGRDLYEVAGAVAEATLEDFFRKDESIHCSWFDKTLPKERVEKLEKLGVVPGNINGSIAEIMARTHIGTDADPVNLLLGGIKCALADYVGMALATDLSDAIFGTPTPVKTRANLGVIKEAAVNIAVHGHNPLLSELVCDLAAELNEEAIKAGAKDGINVVGVCCTGNEVMMRRGIPLATNFLSQELAVVTGALDAMVVDVQCIMPSLAAVKDCFHTELITTMPTCKISGATHVEFSTETAKESAGKIVKLAIEAYKRRNPAKVNLSDITQTAYAGFSTEAIVAALSAVDPNDPLKPLLDNIVNGNIRGVVLFAGCNNPNVVQDHAFTAIARELAAKNVLMLATGCGAGAFAKAGLMTPEATEAYAGDTLKAVLTAIGEAAGLSGPLPLILHMGSCVDNTRAVAVATALANKIGVDLDKLPVAASAPECMSEKAMAIGTWAVSLGLPTHLGVVPQILGSELVTKVLTEGVKDLTGGYFFVETEPKAAAAKLLGAIETRRAGLGI, from the coding sequence ATGAACAAAGAATTTTCTGCTGACCAGGCAGTAAAACAGATGCTGCCTTTTGCAAAAAAAGCCGGAGTTGAAACCGTATGGGACCGCTTTGAAAAGCAGCAGCCTCAATGCGGCTTCGGTACGCTGGGAATCTGCTGTCGTATTTGCTGGCAGGGACCATGCAGAATCGACCCCTTCGGAGAGGGGCCATCCAAAGGTGTGTGCGGTGCGGATGCGGATACCATCGTCGCGCGAAATCTGATCCGGGGGATTGCGGGAGGAACTGCGGCCCATTCTGATCACGGCAAACATATTGCCCTTACGCTCCTCGAGATTAGTGAGAAAAAAGCGGAAGGATATCAGATCAAAGACGAAGCGAAGCTGCGGAGTGTAGCCGATAAGCTTGGCCTGCCTCAGGAAGGCCGCGACCTTTATGAAGTGGCGGGTGCCGTGGCGGAAGCCACCCTTGAGGACTTCTTCCGAAAAGATGAATCGATTCACTGCAGCTGGTTTGATAAAACACTACCGAAAGAGCGGGTGGAAAAGCTGGAAAAGCTGGGAGTGGTTCCCGGGAACATCAATGGCTCAATTGCCGAGATCATGGCCAGAACCCATATTGGAACCGATGCAGATCCCGTCAACCTGCTTTTGGGCGGAATCAAATGCGCTCTCGCCGACTATGTGGGAATGGCGCTGGCTACGGATTTGTCGGATGCTATATTCGGAACCCCGACACCAGTGAAAACTAGAGCAAATCTTGGCGTGATCAAGGAAGCTGCCGTTAATATTGCAGTCCATGGTCATAACCCTCTGCTCAGTGAGTTAGTATGCGATTTGGCAGCGGAATTGAACGAGGAAGCCATCAAGGCTGGGGCAAAGGATGGAATTAATGTTGTGGGCGTGTGCTGCACGGGCAACGAGGTTATGATGCGCAGGGGCATTCCTTTGGCGACCAACTTTCTGTCCCAGGAATTGGCTGTTGTCACCGGGGCATTGGATGCCATGGTCGTAGATGTACAGTGCATTATGCCATCCCTTGCGGCGGTAAAGGATTGTTTCCACACAGAGCTCATCACCACAATGCCTACTTGTAAGATTTCGGGAGCAACCCATGTAGAATTCAGTACGGAAACAGCAAAGGAGAGCGCGGGAAAGATCGTGAAACTGGCCATTGAGGCATATAAAAGGCGAAATCCCGCCAAAGTCAATCTTTCTGACATTACACAAACAGCATATGCTGGGTTCAGTACTGAAGCCATCGTCGCGGCTCTCAGTGCAGTGGATCCGAATGACCCGCTGAAGCCGCTTCTTGACAATATCGTCAACGGAAATATCCGCGGCGTTGTTTTGTTTGCAGGATGCAACAATCCTAATGTGGTGCAGGATCATGCCTTTACTGCCATCGCCAGGGAACTTGCGGCAAAGAATGTGCTGATGCTCGCCACGGGCTGCGGAGCGGGGGCCTTTGCCAAAGCAGGGCTGATGACCCCCGAAGCTACGGAAGCGTATGCCGGAGATACCCTGAAAGCAGTCCTTACAGCAATTGGTGAGGCTGCCGGACTTTCCGGGCCTCTGCCGCTGATCTTACATATGGGCTCCTGCGTTGACAATACAAGAGCCGTTGCCGTTGCAACAGCTCTTGCAAATAAAATCGGTGTGGATCTTGACAAGCTGCCCGTTGCAGCTTCTGCGCCGGAATGCATGTCGGAAAAAGCTATGGCCATCGGCACTTGGGCGGTATCCCTTGGGCTTCCCACCCATTTGGGCGTCGTACCCCAGATATTGGGATCAGAGCTGGTTACCAAGGTTCTGACAGAAGGCGTAAAAGATCTCACCGGCGGTTACTTCTTTGTTGAAACAGAACCAAAGGCCGCCGCAGCCAAGCTTTTGGGAGCCATCGAAACGCGCAGAGCGGGGCTAGGTATATAA
- a CDS encoding AAA family ATPase — MKIAITGKGGVGKTTIAGTLSRIFAEEGYKVLAIDADPDANLASALGVPEEISKKIMPFSKMRKLAAERTEASESYGGLFILNPKVDDLPDQFCVDHQGVKLLVMGTVEQGGGGCVCPEHTLLKRLMRHLLVERDEVVIMDMEAGIEHLGRGTADAVDVMIIVAEPGYRSIETALRIRSLAKDVGIKKLFVIGSKLRGEEDAEFIRTCLPEIPYLGSLPFCQDIIEADLNRRALFDAGNGASVLALKKIQERLMAEGE, encoded by the coding sequence GTGAAAATTGCGATAACAGGAAAAGGTGGTGTAGGAAAAACCACCATCGCAGGTACCCTTTCCAGAATCTTTGCAGAGGAAGGATATAAGGTTTTGGCCATCGATGCAGACCCGGACGCAAATCTTGCGTCTGCTTTGGGAGTCCCGGAAGAAATTTCAAAGAAAATAATGCCTTTTTCTAAGATGAGGAAGCTTGCGGCTGAGAGGACAGAAGCCTCTGAATCCTATGGCGGCTTGTTTATCCTCAACCCAAAGGTTGACGATCTTCCGGATCAATTTTGCGTCGATCATCAAGGTGTTAAGCTTTTGGTTATGGGCACGGTGGAGCAGGGCGGAGGAGGCTGTGTCTGTCCGGAGCATACCCTGCTGAAACGATTGATGCGTCATCTTTTGGTGGAACGAGATGAGGTTGTTATTATGGATATGGAGGCAGGAATTGAGCATCTTGGCAGGGGAACCGCTGACGCAGTGGACGTTATGATCATCGTTGCGGAGCCGGGATATCGGAGTATTGAAACCGCTCTGAGGATCAGAAGCCTGGCGAAAGATGTGGGGATCAAGAAGCTTTTTGTCATCGGAAGCAAGCTGCGGGGTGAGGAAGATGCGGAATTTATCCGAACCTGTCTGCCTGAGATCCCTTATCTGGGCTCCTTGCCCTTCTGTCAGGATATCATTGAAGCAGACTTAAACAGAAGAGCATTGTTTGATGCAGGGAATGGAGCATCTGTTCTTGCTCTGAAAAAAATACAGGAACGTCTCATGGCAGAAGGAGAATGA
- a CDS encoding NAD(P)H-dependent oxidoreductase subunit E, with product MDITELLHRYPAERRYMLAVLQDIQERYQFLPKEALCQTSGYFGVPLSKLYGMATFYKAFSLKAKGKNIIRVCDGTACHIRSSTVLLEEIERLLHLKPGDTSVDGVFSLETVSCLGSCALAPVLVVNEEYYGSVTRTMVGEILNHYGPAMGEVPVWDVGSAFEENLEGNGGSAIGDRLAWDGGNADEWA from the coding sequence ATGGACATCACAGAGCTGCTTCATCGATATCCCGCGGAACGAAGATATATGCTGGCAGTCCTGCAGGACATACAGGAACGGTATCAATTTCTTCCCAAAGAAGCTTTGTGCCAAACCTCAGGATATTTTGGAGTGCCCTTGAGCAAGCTTTACGGAATGGCTACCTTTTATAAAGCATTCAGCCTGAAAGCAAAAGGAAAGAATATCATACGGGTCTGCGACGGAACCGCCTGCCACATTCGTTCCTCGACGGTACTTCTGGAGGAAATTGAACGGCTTTTGCACTTGAAACCGGGTGATACTTCAGTGGATGGAGTTTTTTCTCTGGAAACGGTCAGCTGTCTGGGATCCTGCGCCCTGGCGCCGGTTTTGGTGGTAAATGAAGAATATTATGGGAGTGTGACCCGCACGATGGTGGGAGAAATTTTGAATCATTACGGCCCTGCCATGGGGGAGGTTCCAGTGTGGGATGTAGGATCTGCCTTTGAGGAGAACCTTGAGGGGAATGGAGGGTCAGCTATAGGGGATCGACTTGCATGGGACGGAGGAAATGCAGATGAATGGGCATGA
- a CDS encoding 4Fe-4S dicluster domain-containing protein yields the protein MNGHDGTNFEKILVCCGTCCLANNSMDIDSGLKERIQQAGLPLEVEPMVKATGCSGLCENGPIVRFLPDDLCYYKVKPGDVDEVFEKTVLNKQEIDRLMHREPEQRNRVRTREENSFYKKQFRIALRNTGEIDPFSIQDYMERGGYSAAKKALKMTPEEILTEIEGSGLRGRGGAGFPTGRKWRQCAGIGRYPKYTICNGDEGDPGAFMDRCILEGDPHSIIEGMLIGSLAIGANSGYLYIRNEYGLAVRTMEEAICQAREKGFLGKNIFGSGYEFHLQIVKGGGAFVCGESTALMASIEGNTGEPRAKYIRSVERGLWGQPTLLNNVETWANIPEIINRGGSWFSSIGTEKSKGTKVFSLVGKVKNNGLVEVPMGITLRELIFEIGGGIIGGRRFKAVQTGGPSGGCIPQELLDMKVDFDSLEAADSMMGSGGMIVMDERTCMVDTARYYINFLSEESCGKCVPCREGLRRMLEVLDGITEGKGSEEDLELLIWLGSMMKEAALCGLGKSAPNPVLSTIKYFRQEYLSHIRDQRCPAGICKKLTTFRILEEKCTGCGLCKKNCGVGAISGKPRLSHVIDEELCTRCGNCIDVCRFQAVEIG from the coding sequence ATGAATGGGCATGATGGAACAAACTTTGAAAAGATACTCGTCTGCTGCGGTACCTGCTGCCTGGCAAATAACAGCATGGATATCGACAGTGGTCTGAAAGAGAGAATCCAACAAGCGGGCCTTCCTCTTGAGGTGGAGCCCATGGTGAAAGCCACAGGCTGCAGCGGACTTTGTGAGAACGGCCCCATCGTTCGGTTTTTGCCAGATGATCTTTGCTACTATAAAGTCAAGCCGGGTGATGTGGATGAGGTGTTTGAAAAGACGGTACTGAACAAGCAGGAGATCGACCGCTTGATGCATCGGGAGCCGGAGCAGCGGAATCGTGTCAGAACGAGGGAAGAAAACAGCTTCTATAAAAAGCAGTTCAGAATTGCCCTGAGAAATACTGGGGAAATCGATCCGTTCTCTATCCAGGACTACATGGAACGGGGAGGATATTCGGCGGCGAAAAAAGCTTTAAAAATGACCCCGGAGGAGATCCTTACTGAAATTGAAGGTTCCGGTCTTCGGGGAAGAGGCGGGGCTGGTTTTCCAACGGGCAGAAAATGGAGACAGTGTGCCGGGATCGGACGATATCCCAAATATACCATCTGCAACGGAGATGAAGGTGATCCGGGAGCATTCATGGATCGATGCATTCTAGAGGGCGATCCTCACAGTATCATTGAAGGGATGCTGATCGGGAGCCTAGCCATAGGCGCCAATTCGGGATACCTCTATATCAGAAATGAGTATGGGCTGGCTGTGAGGACTATGGAAGAAGCTATTTGTCAGGCAAGGGAGAAAGGTTTTCTCGGGAAAAATATCTTTGGCAGCGGATATGAGTTTCATCTCCAGATTGTCAAGGGCGGAGGCGCGTTTGTCTGCGGTGAATCAACTGCACTTATGGCCTCCATCGAGGGAAATACGGGAGAGCCAAGAGCGAAATATATCCGCTCGGTAGAAAGAGGATTATGGGGACAGCCGACCCTCTTGAACAATGTGGAAACCTGGGCCAACATTCCTGAAATTATCAACCGGGGAGGCAGTTGGTTTTCCTCCATCGGAACGGAAAAAAGCAAGGGGACAAAGGTGTTTTCTCTGGTAGGAAAGGTCAAAAACAATGGTTTGGTGGAGGTTCCTATGGGAATTACTCTGCGGGAGCTGATCTTTGAAATTGGTGGAGGAATTATCGGAGGGCGAAGGTTCAAAGCTGTGCAGACAGGAGGCCCTTCTGGAGGCTGTATTCCGCAAGAACTATTGGATATGAAGGTTGATTTTGATTCTCTGGAAGCTGCTGATTCCATGATGGGTTCCGGAGGAATGATTGTCATGGATGAACGGACCTGTATGGTGGACACCGCCCGGTATTACATCAATTTTCTCTCGGAGGAGTCCTGCGGAAAATGCGTGCCGTGCAGAGAGGGTCTGAGAAGAATGCTGGAAGTGCTTGACGGAATTACGGAGGGCAAAGGCTCTGAGGAGGATCTGGAGCTTTTGATCTGGTTGGGCTCCATGATGAAGGAGGCCGCACTCTGCGGCCTGGGAAAGAGCGCTCCCAATCCGGTATTGTCTACCATAAAATACTTCCGCCAAGAGTATCTTTCTCACATACGGGATCAGCGCTGCCCTGCAGGGATCTGTAAGAAACTGACGACGTTCCGCATTCTTGAAGAAAAGTGCACCGGCTGCGGACTCTGCAAAAAGAATTGCGGTGTGGGAGCAATCAGCGGAAAGCCCAGGTTGAGTCATGTTATTGACGAAGAACTTTGTACACGCTGCGGAAACTGCATCGATGTATGCAGATTCCAAGCGGTGGAAATCGGATAG
- a CDS encoding NADH-quinone oxidoreductase subunit E/F, with the protein MKVIIDGLTCEAESGEYLLQIAKRNHINIPTLCHEEALAGLATCRICIVEVMDARQKAEERAFGQLNDDCGEKDDRKRKIVTACVYPVVAEIEVLTNSEKLRDMRKAVLTLLMARAPQSDAIGMLAKEYGVEQNHRWSSREDEKCILCGLCVAACDKMGTGAIATVNRGTTRTVSTPFEEPAESCIGCCSCASVCPSGAIPFTDLHGKRTIWNKEFELVSCSWCGEVIGTKEQLEYVGKRNGPSADVHGGEMLCEHCRAVREASRLKWVSQPGRTFA; encoded by the coding sequence ATGAAGGTAATCATTGACGGTTTGACATGTGAAGCAGAATCAGGAGAGTATCTTCTTCAGATTGCAAAAAGAAATCATATTAACATTCCAACCCTCTGTCATGAAGAGGCGCTGGCTGGTCTTGCCACCTGCAGAATTTGTATTGTGGAAGTGATGGATGCAAGACAGAAGGCAGAAGAGAGAGCGTTTGGGCAATTGAACGATGATTGCGGTGAGAAGGACGATCGAAAAAGAAAAATAGTCACTGCCTGCGTTTATCCTGTGGTTGCAGAAATTGAAGTGCTTACCAATTCAGAGAAGCTGAGAGACATGCGAAAAGCCGTATTAACATTGCTGATGGCCAGAGCACCTCAAAGTGATGCCATTGGTATGCTTGCGAAGGAATATGGTGTAGAACAAAATCATCGGTGGAGTTCTAGGGAAGACGAAAAATGCATCCTTTGCGGACTGTGCGTTGCTGCCTGTGATAAAATGGGCACCGGCGCCATTGCAACAGTTAATAGGGGAACCACGAGAACAGTTTCTACACCATTCGAAGAGCCTGCAGAAAGCTGTATTGGATGCTGTTCCTGTGCAAGTGTTTGTCCCAGCGGAGCAATTCCTTTCACGGATCTTCATGGAAAAAGAACCATCTGGAATAAGGAATTTGAGTTGGTTTCCTGTTCTTGGTGTGGTGAAGTGATCGGTACCAAAGAACAGCTGGAGTATGTGGGTAAAAGAAATGGCCCTTCTGCTGATGTGCACGGCGGTGAAATGCTGTGTGAACATTGCAGGGCGGTCAGGGAAGCATCGCGTTTGAAATGGGTGAGTCAACCTGGGAGGACCTTTGCATAG
- a CDS encoding pyridoxamine 5'-phosphate oxidase family protein produces MLSDKFYEVLKNEGIVTIVTWGKGEPHVVNEWNSYLVVTEDERILIPAGIMHTTEKNINDNNKIKMALGSKNVKGHDNYQGTGFVVEGTARFLYSGADFNMMEKKFKFLTRVLEITVTSAKQML; encoded by the coding sequence ATGCTATCAGATAAATTTTATGAAGTATTAAAAAACGAGGGTATTGTAACAATTGTAACGTGGGGAAAAGGAGAACCTCATGTTGTAAATGAGTGGAATTCCTATTTAGTGGTTACCGAAGACGAAAGAATACTAATTCCCGCTGGAATAATGCACACAACGGAGAAAAATATAAATGATAACAATAAGATAAAAATGGCTTTAGGAAGTAAAAATGTGAAAGGGCATGATAATTATCAGGGAACCGGGTTTGTTGTAGAAGGAACTGCAAGATTTTTATACTCCGGCGCAGATTTTAATATGATGGAAAAGAAATTTAAATTTTTAACCCGAGTATTAGAAATTACGGTTACGTCAGCTAAGCAAATGTTATAG
- a CDS encoding 4Fe-4S dicluster domain-containing protein gives MATENLIQVNQDKCTQCGLCVKVCRGTLDMGEHGPEAVNDFCIACGHCVAVCPNGALDHRLAPLEKQVSLEETPIPDANTAARFLRSRRSVRSFQKKRVPRETVRELLDIARFAPTACNSQGVSYHVVDDPVTIKAIAAVIADWAEGDLKHGALGKSPWSKNTVNTIRGYRENGRDTILRDAPCLIIATAQKECFALGRDNTHFALSYAQLYAPALGLGTCWSGLFEYCATAGYKPLLQLLRLHENKSVTGALLVGYPIYTFRRIVDREPLQVTWH, from the coding sequence ATGGCCACAGAGAATTTGATTCAGGTAAATCAGGACAAATGCACACAATGCGGACTTTGCGTAAAGGTCTGCCGGGGCACGCTTGACATGGGCGAGCACGGCCCCGAGGCCGTCAATGATTTCTGTATTGCCTGCGGGCATTGCGTAGCGGTTTGCCCAAACGGCGCGTTGGATCACAGGCTGGCTCCACTTGAAAAGCAAGTTTCGCTCGAAGAGACACCGATACCGGACGCCAATACGGCAGCCCGCTTTCTCCGGTCACGTCGGTCTGTTCGCTCTTTCCAAAAAAAACGTGTGCCGCGTGAGACCGTCCGCGAGCTTCTTGACATTGCCCGTTTCGCACCAACAGCATGCAATTCACAGGGAGTCTCCTACCATGTTGTAGATGATCCTGTGACCATAAAAGCAATCGCAGCTGTGATTGCGGATTGGGCAGAGGGGGATTTAAAACACGGAGCTTTGGGGAAATCCCCATGGTCAAAAAACACCGTCAATACCATACGCGGTTACCGGGAAAATGGCAGGGACACAATCCTAAGGGATGCGCCCTGTCTGATCATCGCCACGGCACAAAAAGAATGCTTCGCGCTCGGTCGGGACAATACTCATTTTGCGCTTTCCTATGCCCAGCTCTATGCACCGGCGCTCGGACTCGGTACTTGCTGGTCAGGGTTATTCGAATATTGTGCTACAGCGGGCTATAAACCTTTGCTGCAGCTTCTCCGGCTTCATGAAAACAAAAGCGTCACAGGTGCGTTGCTCGTTGGATATCCGATCTATACATTTAGGCGAATAGTAGACAGGGAACCTTTACAGGTTACATGGCATTAA
- a CDS encoding nuclear transport factor 2 family protein, translating into MTRLRNVLSSNSRAVPLPQPIAAFYHASDVYDDALLAGCFATDAVLADEGMEYHGPEAVSGHILEANRDAKVTTEITGCTEKNGDTVVTATLSGSFEGSPVPLDFHFTVENGKINALNIVLAGA; encoded by the coding sequence ATCACACGCCTACGCAATGTTCTTTCTTCCAACAGCAGAGCTGTGCCGCTGCCTCAACCGATTGCTGCCTTTTATCATGCCTCCGATGTGTATGACGACGCTCTGCTTGCGGGTTGCTTTGCGACTGATGCCGTGTTGGCTGACGAGGGAATGGAATATCATGGCCCCGAAGCTGTTAGCGGGCATATTCTGGAGGCAAACCGGGACGCTAAAGTCACGACCGAAATCACCGGCTGTACAGAGAAAAACGGTGATACTGTTGTCACCGCTACGCTTTCCGGTAGCTTCGAGGGCAGCCCGGTTCCGCTGGATTTCCACTTCACCGTTGAAAACGGGAAAATCAATGCCTTGAATATTGTATTGGCTGGAGCGTAA
- a CDS encoding SDR family oxidoreductase, which translates to MENSNHIIIDSKELNGKRVLVTGGTGGGMGEATVKRLARAGATVITTARHTPDELKDSDLFIQADISTPEGTTKVVEYLLKRFGGVDILVNNVGGSSTPTGGVLKQTDADWQRTFETNLFAAVRLDRGLLPSMLEQGGGVIVHVTSIQRRFPGENTMAYSAAKAALTNYSKALATELAPKGIRVNSVAPGFTETKAAERLIERMAQERGCDYSDARQSLMDSLGGIPIGRTARPEEVAELVAFLVSDRASYIVGAEHTIDGGIVRTI; encoded by the coding sequence ATGGAGAATTCCAACCATATCATAATTGATTCCAAGGAACTAAACGGCAAACGTGTGCTTGTGACCGGCGGTACTGGGGGCGGGATGGGCGAGGCGACGGTCAAACGACTTGCTCGTGCCGGAGCAACAGTCATCACGACAGCACGGCACACGCCGGACGAATTAAAAGATTCGGATTTATTTATCCAGGCCGATATTAGCACGCCTGAAGGCACTACAAAAGTTGTGGAGTATCTGCTAAAACGCTTTGGCGGTGTAGATATCCTCGTCAACAACGTGGGAGGCTCTTCTACACCAACAGGCGGCGTACTGAAACAAACCGACGCGGACTGGCAGCGAACGTTCGAGACCAATTTATTCGCCGCTGTCCGATTGGATAGAGGTTTGTTGCCCTCAATGCTTGAGCAGGGTGGTGGCGTGATTGTTCACGTTACCTCAATTCAACGCCGATTCCCGGGAGAAAACACCATGGCATATTCAGCGGCCAAGGCCGCACTCACAAATTACAGTAAAGCTCTGGCGACGGAGCTCGCACCCAAGGGTATCCGCGTGAACAGCGTTGCGCCCGGTTTCACGGAAACAAAGGCCGCTGAGAGACTTATCGAGCGGATGGCACAGGAACGGGGATGCGACTATAGTGATGCCCGGCAGTCTTTGATGGACTCTTTAGGAGGTATTCCCATAGGGCGTACTGCGCGGCCGGAGGAAGTGGCTGAACTTGTCGCTTTTTTGGTATCCGACCGCGCTTCCTACATTGTAGGAGCGGAGCATACAATCGACGGCGGAATCGTCCGCACAATATAA
- a CDS encoding integrase has translation MKLYKAFLREQPTALTEYDEPLVRRLIEKVTVYEGKFTVEFKSGVTVDVDE, from the coding sequence ATAAAATTATATAAAGCTTTCCTGCGAGAGCAGCCCACCGCTCTAACCGAATACGACGAGCCACTTGTACGGCGGCTGATTGAAAAAGTCACCGTCTACGAGGGTAAATTCACCGTAGAATTCAAGTCTGGCGTAACGGTCGATGTGGATGAATAA
- a CDS encoding winged helix-turn-helix transcriptional regulator, translating into MGHDIQQQLNTLNRLYKETDEIYRGIAGRFGLTDTAFWILYAITHADGDCTQNDLCNDWFYPVQTINSAVSKLQQRDLVYLETIPGTRNRKKILLTDTGRQFAEHSISMIDEMEKEAFLMFTDEERETYISIYQRYNENIRRERDRVLCTIDKLLKKE; encoded by the coding sequence ATGGGACATGACATTCAACAACAATTGAATACTCTCAATCGTCTGTATAAAGAAACAGATGAAATCTATCGCGGCATTGCCGGACGCTTTGGATTAACTGATACGGCATTTTGGATACTATACGCAATCACCCATGCTGACGGGGATTGCACACAAAACGACTTGTGCAATGATTGGTTTTATCCCGTGCAGACTATCAACTCGGCAGTCAGTAAATTGCAGCAGCGAGATCTTGTATATCTCGAAACAATTCCGGGCACGAGAAATCGGAAAAAGATTCTCTTAACGGACACAGGAAGGCAATTCGCCGAACACAGTATTAGCATGATTGATGAAATGGAGAAAGAAGCTTTCTTGATGTTTACCGATGAAGAAAGAGAAACCTATATTTCTATTTATCAAAGATACAACGAAAATATCCGGCGTGAGCGAGATAGAGTGCTATGCACTATAGATAAACTGTTGAAAAAGGAGTGA
- a CDS encoding conjugal transfer protein — protein sequence MAEQWIICPVCQQKTRLKIQENTELKNFPLFCPKCKQETLIDVEKFNMTIIKEPDAKTQSR from the coding sequence ATGGCCGAGCAATGGATTATCTGTCCTGTTTGTCAGCAGAAAACCAGACTTAAAATCCAAGAAAACACGGAACTGAAGAACTTCCCGCTATTCTGCCCCAAGTGCAAGCAAGAAACGCTTATAGATGTCGAAAAGTTTAATATGACCATTATCAAAGAGCCAGACGCAAAGACGCAGAGCCGATAA